A single genomic interval of Adhaeribacter pallidiroseus harbors:
- a CDS encoding LytR/AlgR family response regulator transcription factor has translation MKSAPVRCVAVDDEPLALDIITAYVARLPAITLIQTFDDALAASEFLRTTEIDLLFVDINMPDISGIDLVRSLAIKPLIIFTTAYKNFAYEGFQLEAVDYLLKPIAFEPFVKAVNKAIDFLELKNKPKSEPEESLYVHSEYRLLKINLRDIEYIESLEDYIKIHVTGARPILTLLSMKKVLEKLPDAKFKRIHRSFIVPMAQVTAIQNRKAILLSGKELPISDSYTGFIQDWHQTIL, from the coding sequence TTGAAAAGTGCACCCGTAAGATGTGTCGCGGTAGACGATGAACCATTAGCCTTAGATATTATAACGGCTTACGTGGCCCGCTTGCCCGCGATTACCTTAATTCAAACGTTTGATGATGCCCTGGCGGCTTCGGAATTTTTACGAACGACAGAGATTGATTTGTTATTTGTGGATATTAACATGCCGGATATATCCGGGATTGATCTGGTGCGATCCCTGGCAATTAAACCATTAATTATTTTTACCACCGCTTATAAAAACTTTGCCTACGAAGGTTTTCAATTGGAAGCAGTAGATTATTTATTAAAGCCAATTGCCTTTGAACCATTCGTGAAAGCCGTAAACAAAGCCATTGATTTTCTGGAATTAAAAAATAAACCCAAGTCGGAGCCCGAAGAAAGCTTGTACGTGCATTCGGAATACCGGCTGCTAAAAATAAATTTGCGCGACATAGAATACATCGAAAGCCTGGAAGATTACATAAAAATTCATGTAACCGGCGCCCGTCCTATTCTGACTTTGCTTTCCATGAAAAAGGTTCTGGAAAAGCTACCCGACGCAAAATTTAAAAGAATTCACCGCAGTTTTATTGTGCCTATGGCCCAGGTTACCGCTATTCAAAACCGAAAAGCTATTTTGCTATCGGGTAAAGAATTGCCCATCAGCGATTCCTACACCGGCTTTATCCAGGATTGGCACCAAACAATTTTATAA
- a CDS encoding pirin family protein, producing the protein MKQIPGKIYLADQRGHWQTPHLQRFSTFNYQDFYQEHKQPYGDLYLVNEETLAGSQNLTYHLDQASHILIIPVTGAVNLSTPANALMPVEVGQVLILTAPAPYSFQLVNPYAQDNICFLQVRLRAKNGIAEVFTNLIPFTLDDPGNPLTEIIPGNSVPNVPDYKFRLSLGRFAGRQEITYPLEDNQQFFFAFVLAGAFEAEGRLLHEKDGLSLWDTPQVELEALSNNAIILILEWPRAEN; encoded by the coding sequence ATGAAGCAAATACCCGGTAAAATTTACCTCGCTGACCAACGTGGCCACTGGCAAACGCCCCACCTGCAACGGTTTAGCACATTTAACTACCAAGATTTTTATCAGGAACATAAACAACCTTACGGAGATTTGTACCTGGTAAACGAAGAAACCTTGGCTGGATCCCAAAATTTAACCTATCACCTGGACCAGGCCTCGCACATCCTGATTATTCCGGTAACCGGGGCTGTAAATCTAAGTACTCCCGCCAATGCCCTGATGCCCGTAGAAGTTGGTCAGGTACTAATCCTAACCGCACCGGCGCCTTATTCCTTTCAGCTGGTAAATCCGTATGCCCAGGATAATATCTGTTTCTTACAAGTTCGGCTACGCGCGAAAAATGGGATTGCAGAAGTTTTTACGAACCTGATACCTTTCACGCTCGACGATCCCGGCAACCCCCTTACCGAAATAATACCCGGCAACTCCGTACCTAATGTTCCTGATTATAAATTCAGGTTAAGCTTGGGGCGGTTTGCCGGGCGACAAGAAATTACTTACCCTTTAGAGGATAATCAGCAGTTTTTCTTTGCTTTTGTACTGGCTGGCGCTTTTGAAGCCGAAGGCCGGTTATTGCACGAAAAAGACGGGTTATCCCTGTGGGATACCCCCCAAGTAGAACTGGAAGCTTTAAGTAATAACGCCATTATTTTAATACTGGAGTGGCCACGTGCCGAAAATTAA
- a CDS encoding dioxygenase family protein: MERKSFLKSLLLGTIATPVVLSACDKEADTVTPTTNTSGTGADTTTGTDSGTCTVAPSETEGPFPTKSPASYVRSDITDGRTGYKLTAKITIGNINNSCAGLANAIVDIWHCDADGNYSEYGGSGMQSTNLQAVHFLRGRQVTDANGLVTFTTIFPGWYNGRATHMHVHIYNASGTSLKVTQIAFPEGSNSAVAAVNGYKKGLNGYTYNAKDNVFSDDSAGVEIATVTGDTTNGFKLAIKLNVAA; this comes from the coding sequence ATGGAAAGAAAAAGCTTTTTAAAGAGTTTGCTCCTCGGCACCATTGCTACTCCGGTAGTTTTATCGGCCTGCGATAAAGAGGCCGATACCGTTACTCCCACTACCAACACTTCCGGAACCGGAGCCGACACTACTACCGGTACTGATTCCGGCACTTGCACGGTAGCTCCCTCCGAAACAGAAGGCCCTTTCCCGACCAAAAGTCCGGCTTCTTACGTGCGCAGCGATATTACCGATGGCCGCACTGGTTATAAACTAACGGCGAAAATTACGATTGGCAATATAAATAATAGCTGCGCGGGGTTGGCGAACGCCATCGTGGACATTTGGCACTGCGATGCCGACGGCAATTATTCGGAATACGGTGGTTCAGGAATGCAATCTACTAATCTGCAAGCGGTCCATTTTTTACGCGGCCGGCAGGTTACCGACGCCAACGGGCTGGTTACTTTTACCACTATTTTTCCGGGATGGTACAACGGCCGGGCCACTCACATGCACGTGCATATCTACAATGCCAGCGGTACCTCCTTAAAAGTAACGCAAATTGCTTTTCCGGAAGGTAGTAACAGTGCCGTTGCGGCGGTAAATGGTTATAAAAAAGGGCTCAATGGCTATACCTACAATGCTAAAGATAATGTGTTTAGCGACGATAGTGCGGGCGTGGAAATAGCCACCGTTACCGGCGATACCACCAATGGCTTTAAACTGGCCATTAAACTAAACGTGGCTGCTTAA
- a CDS encoding mannonate dehydratase, whose product MKENRRDFIKKSASLAAALSVGGISTAVAHSVTENAKANGALQSMAKDAGMEMSTAYFAGIEANKQLIELAKQMDALGAVAGIDTRLTGLTNVKPWEYQAIAGVKEAWKKVGLNYTVVEGPPSLGEKTKLGLDGRDEEIANFITFMKNLKKAGVNVICYNWMPVISWARTQMDRPARGGALVTAFDYDDIKNKPLTKYGEVTKETMWKNLEYFLKAVVPEAEKIEMKLALHPDDPQVHSIQGISRIMNTVESFDRMLKIMPSDFNGVTLCQGNFALMGTDIPSLVRRWGKAGKIHFVHFRNVQDLSGKLPSTKFTETFHDEGQIDMYESMKAYYEIGFKGAIRPDHVPTMAGEENTRPGYMTLGNLFAIGYMRGLMESVAKGARKS is encoded by the coding sequence ATGAAAGAAAATCGTAGGGATTTTATTAAAAAAAGTGCTTCGCTGGCTGCCGCACTTTCGGTAGGCGGCATTAGCACTGCTGTAGCTCATTCGGTAACGGAAAATGCCAAAGCGAATGGGGCTTTACAATCCATGGCTAAAGACGCCGGCATGGAAATGAGTACCGCTTATTTTGCGGGTATTGAGGCCAACAAGCAATTAATAGAACTGGCGAAGCAAATGGATGCTTTAGGGGCGGTAGCCGGCATAGATACCCGTTTAACCGGCTTAACGAACGTAAAACCTTGGGAATATCAAGCTATTGCCGGCGTAAAAGAAGCCTGGAAAAAAGTAGGTTTAAATTACACGGTAGTAGAAGGTCCACCGTCCTTGGGCGAAAAAACCAAGTTGGGTTTAGATGGGCGCGATGAAGAAATTGCCAACTTCATTACGTTCATGAAAAATTTAAAAAAAGCGGGTGTCAACGTAATTTGCTACAACTGGATGCCGGTAATTAGCTGGGCCCGTACGCAAATGGACCGGCCCGCCCGGGGTGGCGCGCTGGTAACCGCTTTTGATTACGACGACATCAAGAATAAACCACTCACCAAATACGGCGAAGTAACCAAAGAAACCATGTGGAAGAACCTGGAGTACTTCCTGAAAGCCGTAGTACCCGAAGCCGAAAAGATTGAAATGAAGCTGGCTTTGCACCCCGATGATCCGCAGGTGCATAGCATCCAAGGTATTTCCCGGATTATGAACACCGTCGAAAGCTTCGACCGGATGTTGAAAATTATGCCGAGCGATTTTAACGGCGTAACCTTGTGCCAGGGCAATTTTGCTTTAATGGGTACCGATATTCCGTCGCTGGTGCGGCGCTGGGGCAAAGCCGGTAAAATTCATTTTGTGCATTTCCGGAACGTACAGGATTTAAGCGGCAAACTGCCCAGCACCAAGTTCACCGAAACTTTCCACGACGAAGGCCAGATTGATATGTACGAATCTATGAAAGCTTACTACGAAATCGGCTTTAAAGGCGCTATTCGCCCGGACCACGTGCCCACCATGGCCGGCGAAGAGAACACCCGCCCGGGCTATATGACTTTGGGTAATTTATTCGCGATTGGCTACATGCGTGGTTTAATGGAGTCGGTAGCCAAAGGTGCCCGGAAATCTTAA
- a CDS encoding mannonate dehydratase, with product MNDNRREFLKKSTTLAALSVVGLNACSKTGNQETENSTAVRTAGVNSKTKIAEWPIKIGENMPRLTVGVSNDASVAEMRQLKQIGVDYVLMGGPPIPWTEESLRKIINRFKAEGLTVINMMIGGHPHTIYGRKGRDEEIKQIQDSLRAAGTVGLPVVEYNFYAHRLMEGYYREDTRGGAGNTSFDYEKGRNLPTDPKLGTPQTAEMLWANLTYFLKAVIPVAEKAGVRMALHPNDPPIPVSHGHAQIMATFKDWQRLIQIVDSPANGMTYDCGVTRETGEDPLEVLRYLGSRDRINHIHYRNVTVEKPYVKYSEVFFDEGQVNMFAVMQEIFGLNYKFGIYPEHPREISYDKEHAGGIKNQYPGGGGYAAQAYNVAYTKAMMQAVVSLKDAAVSA from the coding sequence ATGAATGATAACCGCCGCGAATTTTTAAAAAAAAGTACCACTTTGGCTGCTCTTTCGGTTGTAGGCTTAAATGCCTGTTCCAAAACGGGCAATCAGGAAACAGAAAACAGCACTGCCGTTAGAACCGCCGGCGTCAATAGTAAGACGAAAATAGCGGAGTGGCCCATAAAGATAGGCGAAAATATGCCCCGGTTAACGGTAGGCGTAAGTAATGATGCCTCGGTAGCCGAAATGCGGCAACTGAAGCAAATAGGGGTAGATTATGTTTTAATGGGTGGCCCACCTATTCCCTGGACGGAGGAAAGCCTTCGGAAAATTATAAACCGGTTTAAGGCCGAAGGCTTAACCGTGATTAACATGATGATTGGCGGCCACCCGCATACTATTTACGGGCGGAAAGGACGCGACGAAGAAATTAAACAGATTCAGGACTCTTTGCGAGCTGCCGGCACGGTTGGTTTACCAGTAGTAGAGTATAATTTTTACGCGCACCGGCTCATGGAAGGCTACTACCGCGAAGATACGCGGGGTGGGGCTGGCAACACCAGTTTTGATTACGAAAAAGGCAGGAATCTGCCTACCGATCCCAAATTGGGTACCCCGCAAACCGCCGAAATGCTCTGGGCAAATTTAACGTATTTCTTAAAAGCTGTTATTCCGGTAGCCGAAAAAGCCGGCGTCCGGATGGCGTTGCACCCCAACGATCCGCCGATTCCGGTGAGCCACGGCCATGCCCAGATTATGGCTACCTTTAAAGATTGGCAACGCTTAATTCAGATTGTGGACAGCCCCGCCAATGGTATGACCTACGACTGCGGGGTAACCCGCGAAACCGGCGAAGATCCTTTGGAAGTGCTCCGTTACCTGGGTTCCCGTGACCGCATCAACCATATCCACTACCGCAATGTAACCGTGGAAAAACCTTATGTAAAATACTCCGAAGTTTTCTTCGACGAAGGCCAGGTAAACATGTTCGCCGTTATGCAGGAAATTTTTGGTTTAAATTATAAGTTCGGCATTTATCCCGAACATCCCCGCGAAATTAGTTATGACAAAGAACACGCCGGGGGGATTAAAAACCAATATCCGGGTGGCGGCGGTTATGCGGCGCAAGCCTATAACGTAGCCTATACCAAAGCCATGATGCAAGCGGTGGTTTCGTTAAAAGATGCCGCAGTAAGTGCTTGA
- a CDS encoding mannonate dehydratase, protein MKDNRRNFIKKSASMAAALSIGGVSTGMATPPLVSKEKPKAPKAFEKDGGMKFALAMGPDSPRVPFAKQIDVMHAVSGIVKNPNLKPWDPEAIKATKAAWEKEGMKWTVVEGPPSLGEQTKLALAGRDEEIANFITFMKNLKQYGGVDVICYNWMPVISWARTTMDRPGRGGALVTSFDYDDIKNKPLTQYGEVSKEAMWKNLEYFLKAVVPEAEKIGMNLSLHPDDPQVHSIQGISRIMNTVENFDRMLKLVPSKYSGLTMCQGNFSLMGADIPALIRRWGKAGKINFVHFRNVQDLSGKLPSTKFTETFHDEGQIDMHAAMQAYYDIGFKGTIRPDHVPTMHGEENTRPGYMTLGTLYAIGYMRGLAESVAKASAKA, encoded by the coding sequence ATGAAAGACAATCGCCGCAATTTTATTAAAAAAAGTGCTTCTATGGCTGCTGCCTTATCGATAGGCGGAGTAAGTACCGGAATGGCTACTCCGCCGCTAGTTTCCAAAGAAAAACCTAAAGCACCAAAGGCATTTGAAAAGGATGGCGGCATGAAGTTCGCCTTAGCCATGGGGCCCGATTCACCGCGCGTTCCTTTTGCTAAGCAAATAGATGTCATGCATGCCGTTTCGGGAATCGTGAAAAATCCAAACTTAAAACCCTGGGATCCGGAAGCGATAAAAGCCACCAAAGCCGCCTGGGAAAAAGAAGGCATGAAATGGACCGTGGTAGAAGGGCCGCCTTCCTTGGGCGAACAAACCAAACTGGCTTTAGCTGGCCGCGACGAAGAAATCGCCAATTTTATCACGTTCATGAAAAACCTGAAACAATACGGCGGCGTGGATGTGATCTGTTACAACTGGATGCCGGTAATTAGCTGGGCCCGCACTACCATGGACCGGCCGGGGAGGGGAGGGGCTCTGGTTACTTCTTTTGATTACGACGATATTAAAAACAAACCGCTAACGCAGTACGGCGAGGTTTCGAAAGAAGCCATGTGGAAGAACTTAGAATATTTTTTAAAAGCCGTAGTGCCCGAAGCCGAAAAAATAGGTATGAACTTATCGTTGCATCCCGATGATCCGCAGGTACACAGCATCCAGGGTATTTCCCGGATTATGAATACCGTGGAGAATTTCGACCGCATGCTAAAACTGGTACCCAGTAAGTACAGCGGCTTAACCATGTGCCAGGGTAATTTCTCGTTGATGGGCGCCGACATTCCGGCTCTAATCCGGCGCTGGGGCAAGGCCGGTAAAATAAATTTCGTGCATTTCCGGAACGTACAGGATTTAAGCGGCAAACTGCCCAGCACCAAGTTTACCGAAACCTTCCACGACGAAGGCCAGATTGATATGCACGCGGCCATGCAGGCGTACTACGACATTGGCTTTAAAGGCACCATCCGGCCCGACCACGTGCCTACCATGCACGGCGAAGAAAACACCCGCCCGGGCTACATGACACTGGGTACCTTGTATGCTATCGGCTACATGCGCGGCCTGGCCGAGTCGGTGGCAAAAGCCAGCGCCAAAGCTTAG